A region from the Vicia villosa cultivar HV-30 ecotype Madison, WI linkage group LG3, Vvil1.0, whole genome shotgun sequence genome encodes:
- the LOC131661756 gene encoding uncharacterized protein LOC131661756 isoform X1 translates to MTTLLELIKDASVNSKSLDLHSDYPVVLNPDQIFSNLKSELKDDSSSYPIKPVIGWKISKTDNEIIEINKKFMEELKRKVKSTNNLKKDEFIGSLISFLENIRKKVGVLIETGDSSGSAYCKILIHKLGSFIGKDVAGLVLDGCVLLEIWELVEPLIINGVIVNSCYSNLVVKLVEKKRSDLICLCCMHASDLGTLEIFSILRYFLSPSKDAYDSMVSIKKEWENQTLFAIETASNSNLERKISLVAKEASILFMMAYDGFSAPELCLHYLVSSPNINNAMSSPAFSKLNGKELLNLIRYLAKWFKKYERFTQSGPCPKAPSVLGLDAYHWIPKLEDVVKCLGFVLDENFSSLVLHPQFHEELRSIEGLVSCLTGEAKVCNMLTAVTEKLKIEVTRGSKFLPKGTK, encoded by the exons ATGACAACTTTACTGGAACTCATTAAGGATGCGTCTGTTAATTCCAAATCACTTGATTTACATTCGGATTATCCGGTTGTTCTCAATCCGGATCAGATTTTTTCTAATTTGAAGTCTGAACTTAAAGATGATTCTTCTTCGTACCCTATTAAACCCGttattggatggaaaatttctaaaACTGATAACGAAATCATTGAGATCAACAAAAAATTTATGGAGGAGCTGAAAAGGAAGGTTAAGAGCACGAATAATTTGAAAAAGGATGAGTTTATTGGTAGTTTGATTTCATTTCTTGAAAACATTAGGAAGAAAGTTGGGGTTTTGATTGAGACCGGTGATTCCTCTGGTAGTGCTTATTGCAAGATTTTGATTCATAAACTTGGATCTTTCATTGGTAAAGATGTTGCTGGTCTGGTTTTGGATGGGTGTGTTTTGTTGGAGATATGGGAATTGGTTGAACCTTTGATTATTAATGGTGTTATTGTGAATTCGTGTTATTCAAACCTGGTTGTTAAGCTGGTGGAAAAAAAGAGGTCTGATTTGATCTGTTTGTGTTGTATGCATGCAAGTGATCTCGGTACGTTGGAAATATTCTCCATTTTGAGGTATTTTCTTTCTCCGTCTAAAGATGCTTATGATTCTATGGTATCTATAAAGAAGGAGTGGGAGAATCAAACATTGTTTGCCATTGAGACAGCCAGTAACAGCAACCTCGAGCGGAAGATTTCGCTTGTTGCGAAGGAGGcttctattttatttatgatgGCATACGATGGTTTCTCTGCCCCTGAACTTTGTTTGCATTACTTGGTTTCATCACCAAACATCAACAATGCAATGTCATCCCCTGCATTCAGTAAGTTGAATGGCAaagagttgttgaacttgattcGCTATTTAGCAAAGTGGTTTAAGAAATATGAGAGGTTTACTCAATCTGGTCCATGTCCGAAAGCCCCATCAGTTTTAGGTTTGGATGCATACCATTGGATTCCTAAACTTGAAGATGTTGTAAAATGCCTTGGTTTTGTGCTTGATGAGAATTTTTCTTCATTGGTGTTACACCCACAGTTTCATGAGGAGTTAAGATCAATTGAAGGACTGGTTAGTTGTTTGACAGGTGAAGCCAAAGTTTGTAACATGCTGACTGCTGTAACCGAAAAACTAAAGATCGAAGTAACCCGAGGAAGTAAGTTCCTTCCAAAG GGGACAAAGTGA
- the LOC131661756 gene encoding uncharacterized protein LOC131661756 isoform X2 yields the protein MTTLLELIKDASVNSKSLDLHSDYPVVLNPDQIFSNLKSELKDDSSSYPIKPVIGWKISKTDNEIIEINKKFMEELKRKVKSTNNLKKDEFIGSLISFLENIRKKVGVLIETGDSSGSAYCKILIHKLGSFIGKDVAGLVLDGCVLLEIWELVEPLIINGVIVNSCYSNLVVKLVEKKRSDLICLCCMHASDLGTLEIFSILRYFLSPSKDAYDSMVSIKKEWENQTLFAIETASNSNLERKISLVAKEASILFMMAYDGFSAPELCLHYLVSSPNINNAMSSPAFSKLNGKELLNLIRYLAKWFKKYERFTQSGPCPKAPSVLGLDAYHWIPKLEDVVKCLGFVLDENFSSLVLHPQFHEELRSIEGLVSCLTGEAKVCNMLTAVTEKLKIEVTRGRDKVI from the exons ATGACAACTTTACTGGAACTCATTAAGGATGCGTCTGTTAATTCCAAATCACTTGATTTACATTCGGATTATCCGGTTGTTCTCAATCCGGATCAGATTTTTTCTAATTTGAAGTCTGAACTTAAAGATGATTCTTCTTCGTACCCTATTAAACCCGttattggatggaaaatttctaaaACTGATAACGAAATCATTGAGATCAACAAAAAATTTATGGAGGAGCTGAAAAGGAAGGTTAAGAGCACGAATAATTTGAAAAAGGATGAGTTTATTGGTAGTTTGATTTCATTTCTTGAAAACATTAGGAAGAAAGTTGGGGTTTTGATTGAGACCGGTGATTCCTCTGGTAGTGCTTATTGCAAGATTTTGATTCATAAACTTGGATCTTTCATTGGTAAAGATGTTGCTGGTCTGGTTTTGGATGGGTGTGTTTTGTTGGAGATATGGGAATTGGTTGAACCTTTGATTATTAATGGTGTTATTGTGAATTCGTGTTATTCAAACCTGGTTGTTAAGCTGGTGGAAAAAAAGAGGTCTGATTTGATCTGTTTGTGTTGTATGCATGCAAGTGATCTCGGTACGTTGGAAATATTCTCCATTTTGAGGTATTTTCTTTCTCCGTCTAAAGATGCTTATGATTCTATGGTATCTATAAAGAAGGAGTGGGAGAATCAAACATTGTTTGCCATTGAGACAGCCAGTAACAGCAACCTCGAGCGGAAGATTTCGCTTGTTGCGAAGGAGGcttctattttatttatgatgGCATACGATGGTTTCTCTGCCCCTGAACTTTGTTTGCATTACTTGGTTTCATCACCAAACATCAACAATGCAATGTCATCCCCTGCATTCAGTAAGTTGAATGGCAaagagttgttgaacttgattcGCTATTTAGCAAAGTGGTTTAAGAAATATGAGAGGTTTACTCAATCTGGTCCATGTCCGAAAGCCCCATCAGTTTTAGGTTTGGATGCATACCATTGGATTCCTAAACTTGAAGATGTTGTAAAATGCCTTGGTTTTGTGCTTGATGAGAATTTTTCTTCATTGGTGTTACACCCACAGTTTCATGAGGAGTTAAGATCAATTGAAGGACTGGTTAGTTGTTTGACAGGTGAAGCCAAAGTTTGTAACATGCTGACTGCTGTAACCGAAAAACTAAAGATCGAAGTAACCCGAGGAA GGGACAAAGTGATTTAA